The window CACATCAATCGCATATTTTTCGCGAAACAATCCTAGAATGTCCAGTCCGGGATAACGCCCAAATGTGTGCTCTTCCATACCGGGGCGCAAAATCATATCCAGCAACACCAGATCCGCGGCGCGGATTTTCTCAATGGCCCCCAGCACTTCTTGAACTGTATTCAAGCGAACGACCTGGTATCCGGCCCGCTCAAGGGGGCGAACCACGGGATCAATGATCTCGATATCATCTTCAATCCAAATAATTGTCTTGCTCATTTTTCAGTCTCCTTGGGCTGCCGGTAGGGCAAAGTCACTGTGAACTTGGTCAGGTGAGGCTTTCCTTCGGGGTCGGATGTTTCTGATTTTAACCGGCTCTCAACTTCGATCGTCCCGTGGTGCTCATGAATGATCTGTTTGACGAGGCTCAACCCCTTCCCTGCCCCCGTACGAAATTCCCCCTCGGTTAAAACGCCCTGATAGCCATCTTCAAAGATTTTGTTTTCAGCGATTTCTTCAGGCAAAATGCCCACGCCATAATTATTAATCTCAAATCTACAGGAGTCCTGCGCAGGATAGGCTCGAATCTCAACAAAACGATAGCGGCCATAGCCTCCCCGAAAAGAATATTTAACCGCATTATGCACAAGGTTATTGACGGCGTGCTGCATGTGGCTTTTAGAGATCTCCAGCTTCTGAGTGTGGATTTCTTGAATCTTGACCACAACATCCACCTGACGTCGCTTGGCTTCAGCTTCGTAGACGCGCTTGGCCTCATAGATCAATGGCGCAATTGTTTGTAACTCAAATTTATAGTCTCCCAAATAAAATCCTAAATTCTGAATTACTGTATCCAAAGCCAAAGCGCTAAAAAGCACATCGTTGGCAATTTGGCGAATATCTTGAGGAAGATCGGTTGCTTCCAGCATCATATTTTCGGCATTGGCGATCACGGCTTGCAAACGAGTTTGAATTTCATGTGTGATGCGGTCAACATTCGTTATAAGGCGTTCTTCTTCATCGATGAAGCGATAAAACCAGCGCTCGATACGCTGCAACATGTCACGCCGTTTGCGCAGTTCTTGAAGCGAGAAACTCTTTACATTTCCAAAAGCCTCCTGCACTTGTTGAATCTGCTTATCGTTCAGGTTAAGTTCGCCCACCGTCTGTTCCAGACGCGCCAGCGCTTCAAATTGATACGCATCATCCAAAATACGTATTTCGCCGTAAA of the Chloroflexota bacterium genome contains:
- a CDS encoding HAMP domain-containing histidine kinase, with the protein product MIDLELQRKQAQADLLDLFTQATNLPIGLYELKNGDLDEFITDLSKERFEPFCQLIHEFGGEELCNADQCRRALSAFNETETRLMLCHAGLYNQAVPVTVRGNTRSVLVYGEIRILDDAYQFEALARLEQTVGELNLNDKQIQQVQEAFGNVKSFSLQELRKRRDMLQRIERWFYRFIDEEERLITNVDRITHEIQTRLQAVIANAENMMLEATDLPQDIRQIANDVLFSALALDTVIQNLGFYLGDYKFELQTIAPLIYEAKRVYEAEAKRRQVDVVVKIQEIHTQKLEISKSHMQHAVNNLVHNAVKYSFRGGYGRYRFVEIRAYPAQDSCRFEINNYGVGILPEEIAENKIFEDGYQGVLTEGEFRTGAGKGLSLVKQIIHEHHGTIEVESRLKSETSDPEGKPHLTKFTVTLPYRQPKETEK
- a CDS encoding response regulator gives rise to the protein MSKTIIWIEDDIEIIDPVVRPLERAGYQVVRLNTVQEVLGAIEKIRAADLVLLDMILRPGMEEHTFGRYPGLDILGLFREKYAIDVPVVVLTVVDRPEVRQRLNELGTAQIVRKPVRPSALKEVVDGVLGGE